The Ziziphus jujuba cultivar Dongzao chromosome 7, ASM3175591v1 genome includes a region encoding these proteins:
- the LOC132799075 gene encoding malate dehydrogenase, cytoplasmic-like: MASSALVTSFSFAFFRKAAGYMSRFLRIETQPVKVLVTGAAGEIGNAIVPMIARGLMLGANQPVILHMLDTDAEALEEFKMELIDAAFPLLEGVVATNDAKKACKDVNVAVMIGVESVSTFEDQASALGNHADRHCKVLVVANPAEAKNLCKIYAGSIQQKNSQQKNIQPKNITYLTRLEHNRALGRISEKAEVHVRDVKNVIIRENDDSTLYVDVDHAIVTTSNGEKSVKDHVADDHWFHSEFMTAVLQRDAARARKRSSALSAASSACDHVRDWLLGTPEGTCFSMGVYSGESYGSFPATCDGTGEWFIKEFDETTKKPIKDKK; the protein is encoded by the exons ATGGCCAGCAGTGCGCTGGTTACATCGTTCTCTTTTGCTTTCTTTCGTAAGGCTGCAGGTTACATGTCGAGATTTTTGCGTATTGAGACGCAACCAGTGAAAGTATTGGTTACTGGTGCTGCAG GGGAAATAGGCAATGCTATTGTTCCAATGATTGCAAGGGGGCTTATGCTTGGCGCCAATCAGCCTGTAATTCTACACATGCTCGACACTGATGCTGAAGCGTTGGAAGAATTCAAAATGGAATTGATTGATGCTGCCTTCCCCCTTCTCGAAG GTGTTGTTGCTACTAACGATGCTAAAAAAGCTTGCAAAGATGTCAATGTTGCTGTCATGATAGGCGTAGAAAGTGTATCAACCTTTGAGGATCAAGCTTCGGCATTAGGGAATCATGCTGATAGACACTGCAAA GTACTGGTGGTTGCGAATCCAGCAGAAGCGAAGAACCTGTGTAAAATATATGCAGGTTCAATCCAGCAGAAAAACAGCCAGCAGAAAAACATCCAGCCGAAAAACATTACATATCTTACCCGACTAGAACACAACAGAGCATTAGGCCGGATCTCAGAGAAGGCAGAAGTTCATGTTAGGGATGTGAAGAATGTTATCATCAGGGAAAATGACGATTCAACTCTGTATGTTGACGTCGATCATGCAATTGTCACCACAAGTAATGGAGAGAAAAGTGTTAAAGATCATGTTGCGGATGATCATTG GTTCCACTCTGAGTTCATGACCGCTGTGCTGCAGCGTGATGCAGCCAGGGCTAGGAAGCGATCAAGTGCATTATCTGCTGCAAGTTCTGCCTGTGATCATGTCCGTGATTGGCTTCTTGGAACTCCTGAG GGAACATGTTTTTCAATGGGCGTCTACTCTGGTGAGTCTTATGGCTCGTTTCCTGCTACATGTGATGGGACAGGAGAATGGTTTATTAAGG AGTTTGATGAAACTACAAAGAAGCCCATCAAGGACAAGAAGTAG
- the LOC107424203 gene encoding 3-hydroxyisobutyryl-CoA hydrolase-like protein 1, mitochondrial, whose translation MKGSGRAFRAGGDIVSLYHLINRGNLEDCKQFFRTAYTLVYIIGTYLKPHVALLNGIAMGGGAGVSIPGTFRVATDKTVFATPETLVGFHPDAAASFYLSHLPGHLGMFFRFFRIFYFIYQRLEYC comes from the exons ATGAAG GGCAGCGGTAGGGCCTTTCGTGCTGGTGGAGACATCGTTTCTctttatcatttgataaatagag GGAATTTAGAAGACTGCAAGCAATTTTTTAGGACAGCATACACATTGGTATACATAATCGGTACTTATTTGAAGCCACAT GTGGCCCTATTAAATGGCATTGCAATGGGTGGTGGTGCTGGAGTGTCAATCCCTGGGACATTCCGTGTAGCAACTGATAAAACT GTTTTTGCTACCCCTGAAACTTTAGTTGGCTTTCACCCTGATGCTGCGGCATCCTTTTACCTCTCACATCTACCAGGTCACTTGGGTATGTTTTTTAGGTTTTTCAggatattttactttatttatcaaCGACTTGAATATTGCTAG
- the LOC107424223 gene encoding elongation factor G-1, mitochondrial: MCRGSLIGHPVENIRVVITDGASHAVDSSELAFKLAAIYAFRKCYEATRPVILEPVMLVELKVPIEFQGTVAGDINKRKGVIVGNDQDGDDSVITAHVPLNNMFGYSTALRSMTQGKGEFTMEYKEHLRVSHDVQMQLVNNYKGSKVAE, from the exons atgTGCAGGGGCTCATTAATTGGACATCCAGTTGAAAATATCCGTGTTGTTATAACTGATGGTGCTTCCCATGCTGTGGATTCCAGTGAACTTGCATTTAAGTTAGCTGCAATTTATGCATTTAGAAAG TGCTATGAAGCAACAAGACCTGTAATACTGGAGCCTGTTATGTTGGTGGAGTTGAAAGTACCTATAGAATTTCAGGGTACTGTTGCTGGTGATATTAATAA GAGAAAAGGTGTGATTGTTGGAAATGATCAGGATGGAGATGATTCTGTTATAACTGCCCAT GTGCCTCTGAACAATATGTTTGGATACTCAACGGCCCTTCGTTCGATGACACAA GGGAAAGGCGAGTTCACGATGGAGTACAAAGAGCATCTGCGCGTTTCTCACGATGTGCAGATGCAACTGGTAAACAACTACAAGGGCAGTAAGGTCGCTGAATAG